In Thermococcus camini, a genomic segment contains:
- a CDS encoding HAD family hydrolase produces MEIPNYGNLEINAVLFDLNGTLAEGGRIDNEVKHLIERLADKYTVVVLSADTFGTLEEEFKGLPLRIERVSSGAEKAEIARGYGPYIAVGNGNNDVAMLEGAELAFCVIGPEGATIDALLASDVVVRDVKDAIGMLLDEKKLIATLRG; encoded by the coding sequence ATGGAGATTCCGAACTACGGGAACCTTGAGATAAATGCGGTACTTTTTGACCTGAACGGCACCCTGGCGGAGGGCGGAAGGATCGATAACGAAGTTAAACACCTCATAGAGAGGCTCGCGGATAAATACACGGTCGTCGTTCTGAGCGCGGACACCTTCGGGACGCTGGAGGAGGAGTTTAAAGGTCTTCCCCTGAGGATCGAGAGAGTTTCGAGCGGTGCCGAGAAGGCGGAAATCGCGAGGGGCTACGGACCCTATATAGCAGTTGGAAACGGCAACAACGACGTGGCAATGCTCGAAGGTGCAGAGCTTGCCTTCTGCGTGATTGGACCGGAGGGAGCAACGATTGATGCCCTCCTCGCCAGCGACGTAGTGGTGAGGGACGTTAAGGACGCCATAGGCATGCTCCTCGACGAGAAAAAGCTCATAGCAACTCTCAGAGGGTGA
- a CDS encoding tRNA (cytosine(49)-C(5))-methyltransferase, producing MSARDRIKETNPVFYERYSMLEDTDEFWEFLVKPLRQSIRVNTLKAPLEVVVERLKEEFELEPIPWVREGFFINVDNLAKVPEHSLGLIFGQEASSMIPPVVLDPKPGELVLDMAAAPGSKTGQIAQYMENEGCIIANDPKLSRANVLIANLNRMGVLNTRVTTKDGAYFGRFEKAFDRILLDAPCSSVGMIRKKWRFLTEWRMKEVVRYMNIQKRLIMAAYRALKPGGTLVYSTCTIDPIENEEVVDYLLRKTDARLEPIDLPVKTSEPVLEWEGRTYSEELKKALRIHPNDNDTEAFFIAKIVKAGGAE from the coding sequence ATGAGCGCGAGGGACAGGATTAAAGAAACCAATCCCGTCTTTTACGAGCGCTATTCGATGCTCGAAGACACGGACGAGTTCTGGGAGTTTTTAGTTAAACCGCTCAGGCAGAGCATAAGGGTGAACACCCTCAAGGCTCCGCTTGAGGTGGTCGTTGAGAGGCTTAAGGAGGAGTTCGAGCTCGAACCCATCCCCTGGGTTCGCGAGGGCTTTTTCATCAACGTTGACAACCTCGCGAAGGTGCCGGAACACAGCCTTGGCCTGATCTTCGGCCAGGAAGCGAGCTCCATGATTCCCCCGGTGGTACTCGATCCGAAGCCAGGTGAGCTGGTTCTCGACATGGCGGCAGCACCTGGCTCGAAAACCGGGCAAATAGCGCAATACATGGAGAACGAGGGCTGTATAATAGCAAACGACCCGAAGCTCAGCAGGGCCAACGTCCTCATAGCGAACCTCAACAGGATGGGCGTCTTAAATACCCGCGTAACCACAAAAGACGGGGCTTACTTTGGCCGTTTTGAGAAGGCCTTTGACAGAATTCTCCTCGACGCCCCGTGCTCTTCGGTTGGCATGATACGGAAGAAATGGAGGTTCCTGACGGAGTGGCGCATGAAAGAGGTTGTCCGGTACATGAACATCCAGAAGAGGCTCATTATGGCAGCTTATAGGGCGCTCAAGCCCGGCGGAACGCTGGTTTATTCCACCTGCACCATAGATCCCATAGAGAACGAAGAGGTTGTCGATTACCTGCTCCGGAAGACCGACGCGAGGCTTGAGCCGATAGATCTGCCGGTGAAGACCAGCGAGCCGGTCCTTGAGTGGGAGGGGAGAACCTACTCTGAGGAGCTGAAAAAAGCCCTCAGAATTCATCCAAACGACAACGATACTGAGGCGTTCTTCATAGCCAAGATAGTCAAGGCGGGGGGAGCGGAATGA
- a CDS encoding phosphatase PAP2 family protein yields MNMLQRRLEDPEVLVRLNAFFLSYFGWVAFGVLYGVIGRWSLDLTPQFLRLPLTSRDLVVGLVEFTKGVPPLHALFTVVYYLGFAGSIALIVAYLLLYLRDLEASDRLLARYLMAYAVAGVIYLIAHIYAPHIVYNLPGYTSSNTLLTRQEFVLPSLHNTFIMINILTLWKYRKRLGGKVLILTNSLIPFATVFLGHHWIYDVLTGFLLGMAVSKAPWEWSARISTGIYRWEVSSLQRVTVLNFLLAVIVLIVAADPARALAIFGGLLGGP; encoded by the coding sequence ATGAACATGCTCCAGCGGCGCCTTGAAGATCCGGAGGTGCTAGTAAGGCTGAACGCGTTCTTCCTCAGCTACTTTGGGTGGGTTGCCTTCGGCGTTCTGTACGGCGTCATCGGGCGCTGGAGCCTGGACTTAACGCCACAGTTTCTCAGACTCCCCCTCACGTCGAGGGATCTGGTCGTTGGCCTGGTGGAGTTCACCAAGGGTGTGCCGCCCCTCCACGCACTCTTTACCGTCGTGTACTATCTCGGCTTTGCCGGTTCCATAGCCCTTATCGTTGCTTACCTCCTGCTGTATCTGAGGGATCTGGAGGCGTCCGACCGACTGCTTGCCCGGTACCTGATGGCATACGCCGTCGCGGGCGTAATATATCTAATAGCTCACATCTACGCCCCGCATATAGTCTACAACCTGCCCGGCTACACTTCCAGCAATACTCTCCTGACGAGGCAGGAATTCGTCCTCCCCTCCCTTCACAACACGTTCATAATGATAAACATACTCACCCTGTGGAAATACCGGAAGCGCCTCGGCGGAAAGGTCCTGATACTCACGAACAGCCTTATACCGTTCGCAACGGTGTTCCTTGGGCACCACTGGATCTACGATGTCCTTACAGGCTTCCTCCTGGGCATGGCTGTGTCGAAGGCCCCCTGGGAATGGAGCGCAAGGATATCCACTGGCATATACCGGTGGGAGGTTTCCTCGCTCCAGAGGGTCACAGTCTTAAACTTTCTCCTCGCGGTCATAGTTCTGATAGTGGCGGCCGATCCCGCCAGGGCCCTGGCCATCTTCGGGGGGCTCCTTGGTGGCCCCTGA
- a CDS encoding YigZ family protein yields MKVKTLKGVGTAELVIKKSVFIGYASPAEKEEEAKAFIAKIKAHHSDATHNVSAYLINDGKNFAVRYDDDGEPKGSAGKPVLKVIQNKGLSNVVVVVTRYFGGIKLGYGGLVKAYSDTASLAIENAGIVEVHETERFQVTFPYSLFHHVRETIENSDGRVVGEDYGELVTFTVETRKGEAEKLMELLTERTRGRVRLRRLFMSSFEGSL; encoded by the coding sequence ATAAAGGTGAAAACGCTGAAGGGTGTCGGAACAGCGGAGCTGGTGATCAAGAAGTCCGTCTTCATAGGCTACGCATCACCCGCGGAGAAGGAAGAAGAGGCCAAAGCATTCATCGCAAAAATCAAGGCCCACCACAGTGACGCAACTCATAACGTTTCCGCATACCTCATCAACGACGGGAAGAACTTTGCAGTTCGCTACGATGACGACGGCGAGCCCAAAGGCTCTGCCGGGAAACCGGTTCTCAAGGTAATCCAGAATAAAGGCCTGAGCAATGTTGTAGTCGTCGTTACCCGCTACTTCGGCGGCATAAAACTCGGCTACGGTGGTCTGGTTAAGGCGTACAGCGATACTGCAAGTTTGGCCATCGAGAACGCGGGTATAGTCGAGGTTCACGAAACGGAACGCTTCCAGGTGACTTTTCCCTACAGTCTCTTTCACCATGTCAGGGAGACCATTGAGAATTCCGACGGGAGGGTCGTTGGAGAAGACTACGGCGAGCTGGTAACCTTCACCGTCGAGACGAGAAAGGGCGAGGCGGAAAAGCTGATGGAGCTTTTGACGGAGAGGACGAGGGGGAGGGTAAGGCTGAGGAGGCTCTTCATGAGTTCGTTTGAGGGGAGCCTCTAA
- a CDS encoding methyltransferase RsmF C-terminal domain-like protein, translating into MSGGNATNPREEVGKTGDIELVRRLLIENYGYAPDLLYEIRGRYHKVYAWKPCSLEIRGPDRNGVYFGRIESDGIRLSIEGSFLVGPKATKNVVVLDDERAKRYLAGESVEIEDKELHGWVIVKWRSYFLGSAKAKEGRLINYVPRERRLKLE; encoded by the coding sequence ATGAGCGGGGGAAACGCCACCAACCCCAGAGAAGAAGTCGGAAAGACGGGCGATATTGAACTCGTAAGGAGACTTCTCATCGAGAACTACGGCTATGCACCTGATCTCCTCTACGAGATACGCGGGAGGTATCACAAGGTCTACGCATGGAAGCCCTGCTCCCTTGAAATCAGGGGCCCCGACAGAAACGGGGTGTACTTCGGGAGAATAGAGAGCGATGGGATAAGGCTGAGCATCGAGGGGTCATTCCTCGTTGGGCCAAAGGCCACGAAGAACGTTGTCGTGCTGGACGACGAGAGGGCCAAGCGGTATCTGGCCGGTGAGAGCGTCGAGATTGAAGACAAAGAACTCCACGGCTGGGTCATCGTCAAGTGGCGGAGCTATTTCCTCGGCTCCGCTAAAGCGAAAGAAGGAAGGCTCATAAACTACGTGCCGAGGGAGAGGAGGCTGAAGCTGGAGTAA
- a CDS encoding AAA family ATPase produces MEEECLWGEGHRKTVESLLRAVLRGNAAVLLGPRRVGKTSVVSVMAEKLRRKRGHHYVYFNFSRFLGSKAISISDIEPKRTSLKMITTSKSYTLSFRGLSVEVRKTSIEEFSRDFSRLVRVLSENARLGVLIFDEAQVLARLKNLDFRGLLQEITDSYPNISLVFTGSMPGMLVEYLNPSAERPNFMRSAEIFTLPRWSTSEGKGYLMEGFRSYGISLANELELSRAVEELGGVPGFVSHYGITVVNFVRDGKSPEEALPMALMESRRYALEEWRKDIEAFLNVYNSAVYIGILRVLAKTYPSALRGAEIYRRLQSIGLAPTRVQHVYKYLETLEKAGFVRSSEKRYWVEDPLLREAVRTFTTP; encoded by the coding sequence ATGGAGGAGGAATGTCTCTGGGGAGAGGGCCACAGAAAGACCGTTGAGAGCCTTCTCAGGGCAGTTCTCCGGGGCAATGCTGCGGTTCTTCTCGGTCCGAGAAGGGTGGGAAAAACGAGTGTGGTTAGTGTGATGGCAGAAAAGCTGCGGAGAAAAAGGGGACACCACTATGTCTATTTCAACTTCTCCCGATTCCTCGGGTCGAAGGCGATTTCAATATCCGATATAGAACCCAAGAGAACATCGCTGAAGATGATAACGACGAGCAAGAGCTATACACTATCTTTCAGGGGCCTCAGCGTGGAGGTGAGAAAAACGAGCATCGAGGAGTTCAGCAGGGACTTTTCAAGGCTGGTCAGGGTATTGTCTGAGAACGCCAGGCTGGGTGTTTTGATATTCGACGAAGCCCAGGTCTTAGCGAGACTGAAGAACCTCGACTTTAGAGGCCTTTTGCAGGAGATAACGGACAGCTATCCGAACATCTCCCTCGTTTTCACGGGTTCAATGCCGGGTATGCTGGTTGAATATCTGAATCCAAGCGCCGAAAGGCCCAACTTCATGCGCTCGGCGGAAATCTTCACCCTTCCAAGGTGGAGCACCAGTGAGGGGAAGGGCTACCTCATGGAGGGGTTCAGAAGTTACGGGATAAGCCTGGCGAACGAGCTGGAGCTCTCAAGAGCCGTTGAAGAGCTGGGAGGAGTTCCGGGATTCGTCTCCCATTATGGCATCACGGTCGTCAACTTCGTGAGGGATGGAAAAAGCCCGGAAGAAGCGCTTCCAATGGCCCTTATGGAAAGCAGGAGGTATGCGCTTGAGGAATGGCGGAAGGATATAGAGGCCTTTCTGAACGTCTACAACAGTGCGGTTTACATTGGAATTCTAAGAGTCCTGGCCAAAACTTATCCAAGTGCCCTCAGGGGGGCCGAAATCTACAGGAGGCTTCAATCCATAGGTCTTGCTCCTACCAGGGTACAGCACGTCTACAAATACCTCGAAACGCTGGAAAAGGCGGGCTTCGTTCGTTCATCGGAAAAAAGGTACTGGGTTGAGGATCCACTCCTCCGGGAGGCTGTTAGAACGTTTACCACCCCATAA
- a CDS encoding ribosome biogenesis/translation initiation ATPase RLI, with the protein MRIAVIDYDRCNPDKCGHFLCERVCPVNRMGGEAIIIDEENYRPVIQEASCTGCGICVHKCPFNAITIVNLPEELEEGCVHRYGVNSFVLYRLPVVKDGMVVGILGPNGTGKTTAVKVLSGQIVPNLCGYNDSWDAVIKAFRGNELQNYFEKLKNRQIKPVVKPQYVDLIPKAVKGKVRDLLKRADEEGRFDEVIRELELENVLDRDIKHLSGGELQRVAIAAAILRNAHFYFFDEPSSYLDIKQRLKVARIIRHLADSGKAVLTVEHDLAVLDYLSDVIHVVYGKPGAYGIFSQPKGTRNGINEFLRGYLKDENVRFRPQEIRFTKSSERKSQEGEILVEYPRLVKDYGGFRLEAEPGILYMGEVVSIVGPNGIGKTTFVKMLAGVEKPTEGEVDWELKVSYKPQYIKVDYEGTVYDLLSKINAGKLLNSFYKTELLNPLGVPDLYDKQVNELSGGELQRVAITAALIRDADLYLLDEPSAYLDVEQRLAVSRAIRHLMEKEGKTALVVEHDVLMIDYISDRLMVFEGEPGKHGKALPPTGMREGMNRFLAGVGITFRRDPDTGRPRANKENSVKDREQKEMGEYYYVAP; encoded by the coding sequence ATGAGGATAGCGGTCATCGATTACGATAGGTGCAACCCTGATAAGTGCGGCCACTTCCTGTGTGAGCGCGTTTGTCCAGTCAATCGAATGGGCGGAGAGGCGATAATCATAGACGAAGAAAACTACCGCCCGGTGATCCAGGAGGCGAGCTGTACGGGCTGTGGAATCTGCGTCCACAAGTGTCCGTTCAACGCGATAACAATCGTGAACCTCCCCGAGGAGCTTGAAGAAGGCTGCGTCCACCGCTATGGAGTCAATTCCTTCGTTCTCTATCGCCTTCCGGTCGTTAAGGACGGAATGGTGGTCGGTATCCTCGGACCGAACGGAACCGGTAAAACAACGGCAGTCAAAGTACTCTCGGGTCAGATAGTCCCGAACCTCTGCGGCTATAACGATAGCTGGGACGCCGTCATAAAGGCCTTCCGCGGCAACGAGCTCCAGAACTACTTCGAGAAGCTCAAGAACCGGCAGATTAAACCTGTGGTCAAGCCCCAGTACGTGGACTTAATCCCCAAGGCCGTTAAGGGCAAGGTTCGGGACCTGCTCAAGAGGGCCGACGAGGAGGGCAGGTTCGATGAGGTCATAAGGGAGCTCGAGCTGGAGAACGTCCTTGACAGGGACATAAAACACCTCTCCGGCGGTGAGCTTCAGAGGGTTGCCATAGCCGCGGCGATACTCAGAAATGCCCACTTCTACTTCTTCGATGAGCCGTCCAGCTACCTCGACATAAAGCAGAGGCTCAAGGTGGCCAGGATAATCCGCCACCTGGCCGATTCGGGCAAGGCGGTTCTCACCGTCGAGCACGACCTGGCGGTCCTGGATTACCTCAGCGATGTCATCCACGTCGTCTACGGTAAGCCCGGCGCCTACGGTATATTCTCCCAGCCGAAGGGCACGCGCAACGGAATAAACGAGTTCCTGCGCGGCTACCTGAAGGACGAGAACGTCCGCTTCAGGCCCCAGGAGATAAGGTTCACTAAATCCAGCGAGAGGAAGAGCCAGGAGGGCGAGATACTGGTCGAGTACCCGAGACTGGTGAAGGACTACGGCGGCTTCAGGCTCGAGGCCGAGCCCGGAATACTCTACATGGGCGAAGTTGTGAGCATCGTCGGCCCCAACGGAATCGGTAAGACCACCTTCGTGAAGATGCTCGCAGGCGTCGAGAAGCCCACCGAGGGGGAGGTCGACTGGGAGCTGAAGGTTTCCTACAAGCCGCAGTACATCAAGGTTGACTACGAGGGAACCGTCTACGATCTCCTGAGCAAGATAAACGCCGGGAAGCTCCTCAACAGCTTCTACAAGACCGAGCTCCTGAACCCGCTCGGCGTTCCGGACCTCTACGACAAGCAGGTGAACGAGCTGTCGGGCGGTGAGCTTCAGAGGGTTGCAATAACCGCGGCCCTCATCCGCGACGCGGACCTGTACCTGCTCGACGAGCCCTCCGCGTACCTCGACGTCGAGCAGCGCTTGGCTGTTTCGAGGGCGATAAGGCACCTGATGGAGAAGGAGGGCAAGACCGCCCTCGTCGTCGAGCACGACGTTCTCATGATAGACTACATCAGCGACAGGCTTATGGTCTTCGAGGGCGAACCTGGAAAGCACGGTAAGGCGCTGCCCCCAACGGGAATGCGCGAGGGAATGAACCGCTTCCTCGCGGGGGTCGGCATAACCTTCAGACGCGACCCCGACACTGGCAGGCCCAGGGCCAACAAGGAGAACAGCGTCAAGGACAGGGAGCAGAAGGAGATGGGCGAGTACTACTACGTCGCCCCGTGA
- a CDS encoding type II toxin-antitoxin system VapC family toxin, with product MNARRVYLDSSALIKRYIEESGSEVIQELYKKAYSGEIKLITSLWNVGEALGVFDRKRRRGELDEKTHDFVRRAFLTDVKRMSTIGVLEIVPVHSMLLADSWEIIERHHIYQADALQIVSAKYESAHEFYTADKRLGEIARKEGLRTVLLE from the coding sequence ATGAACGCGAGAAGAGTCTACTTGGACAGTAGCGCACTCATTAAACGCTACATAGAGGAGAGCGGAAGCGAGGTTATCCAAGAACTCTACAAAAAGGCCTACAGCGGGGAAATCAAACTCATAACGAGTCTCTGGAACGTCGGGGAGGCTTTGGGAGTCTTTGATAGGAAGAGAAGACGGGGAGAACTCGACGAGAAGACCCACGACTTCGTAAGGAGGGCCTTCCTGACAGACGTCAAGAGGATGTCAACCATCGGAGTCCTGGAGATAGTTCCCGTCCACTCCATGCTTCTGGCGGATTCATGGGAAATTATAGAGCGACACCATATTTATCAGGCCGATGCACTTCAGATAGTCTCGGCCAAATACGAGTCCGCTCATGAGTTTTACACCGCTGATAAGAGGCTCGGTGAGATTGCCCGGAAGGAGGGACTCAGGACAGTCTTACTGGAATGA
- the panB gene encoding 3-methyl-2-oxobutanoate hydroxymethyltransferase: MREITARRIIEMKGKERIAMITAYDYPSALIADRAGMDIIFIGDSLGMVVYGEENTLNVTMEQMVFHTRAVSKAVKRALVLADMPFGSYEINIDEGVRNAVRLIQAGADAVKIEGGYDHRKLVKKLVRMGIPVMGHTGLTPQRYLRLGGYRLMGETEEEIEEILRDAKALEKAGAFAVVLEFTLADVAKLVTEEVSIPTIGIGAGPYVDGQVLVWHDLLGIYEETPPFVKKYADIGGMMRLAIESYREEVKGGVFPGREHYWEFLDKEDFRKKAARALEKLREED, encoded by the coding sequence ATGAGGGAGATAACGGCGCGAAGGATTATCGAGATGAAGGGGAAGGAAAGGATCGCGATGATAACCGCCTACGACTACCCGTCCGCACTGATAGCCGACAGGGCAGGGATGGACATCATCTTCATCGGCGATTCCCTGGGAATGGTTGTTTACGGCGAGGAAAACACGCTCAACGTCACGATGGAGCAGATGGTCTTCCACACCAGGGCGGTCTCGAAGGCCGTCAAAAGGGCACTCGTTTTGGCCGATATGCCATTTGGAAGCTATGAGATCAATATCGACGAAGGCGTTAGAAACGCCGTAAGACTCATTCAGGCCGGAGCGGATGCTGTGAAGATAGAAGGGGGCTACGACCACAGGAAACTCGTTAAAAAGCTCGTCCGCATGGGCATACCGGTTATGGGGCACACCGGGCTTACACCGCAGCGCTACCTCCGCCTTGGAGGCTATCGGCTGATGGGAGAGACTGAAGAGGAAATTGAAGAGATCCTCCGCGACGCTAAGGCACTTGAGAAGGCCGGTGCCTTCGCCGTAGTCTTGGAATTTACACTGGCAGATGTTGCGAAGCTTGTAACCGAAGAAGTCTCAATTCCCACCATAGGCATCGGTGCCGGGCCCTACGTTGATGGACAGGTTCTCGTCTGGCACGACCTCCTGGGAATCTACGAAGAGACCCCACCCTTCGTCAAGAAGTACGCCGACATCGGTGGGATGATGCGCCTGGCGATTGAGAGCTACCGGGAGGAGGTTAAGGGCGGCGTGTTTCCGGGCAGGGAGCACTACTGGGAGTTCCTCGATAAGGAGGACTTCAGGAAAAAGGCCGCGCGTGCCCTGGAGAAACTGAGAGAGGAGGATTAA
- a CDS encoding DMT family transporter: MRREAMGTALALLGMVIYGLEPVVIKSNPTSPISFAALSALVASLILWTAVGWGGGLDEIRENPTGIKPAFLVGFLGTALAYLAYSFGARMSTAINAALITRSEVLWSFLLAWLLLGERITKRLVAYSLVILTGLVLIMVPGHSVELRRGDLLLFLVPLFWQLGHVIAKRLPYSPQTIAALRNTFGFLLLLPLAAASGLEFSGFVIAEGLVIAAGQLVWYGSIKRINLSKATAIITPAPAVAIGVSVLLGETLTLRHAAGFALITAGTLGAIKVKSAIKTEGTP, encoded by the coding sequence ATGCGGCGCGAAGCCATGGGAACCGCCCTGGCGCTCTTGGGGATGGTGATATACGGACTTGAGCCAGTTGTTATAAAATCCAACCCAACCAGCCCCATCAGTTTTGCTGCTCTCTCTGCCCTAGTTGCATCGCTCATTCTCTGGACAGCGGTCGGCTGGGGTGGGGGGCTGGATGAGATCCGTGAAAATCCTACCGGAATAAAACCGGCGTTTCTGGTCGGTTTCCTCGGAACTGCGCTCGCTTATCTTGCGTACTCCTTTGGGGCCCGGATGAGCACCGCAATAAACGCCGCCCTCATAACGAGGAGCGAGGTGCTGTGGTCGTTCCTTCTCGCGTGGCTCCTTCTGGGGGAGAGGATAACGAAGCGCCTTGTGGCGTATTCCCTCGTTATCCTGACGGGCCTGGTTCTTATTATGGTTCCCGGACATTCGGTTGAGCTCAGGCGGGGTGATCTTCTGCTCTTCCTCGTGCCCCTCTTCTGGCAGCTGGGCCACGTTATAGCTAAAAGGCTTCCCTACAGCCCTCAGACGATAGCGGCCCTGCGGAACACCTTCGGCTTCCTCCTTCTCCTGCCTCTGGCGGCTGCGTCTGGACTTGAGTTCTCGGGCTTTGTAATCGCCGAGGGTCTGGTGATAGCGGCTGGCCAGCTCGTGTGGTACGGATCGATAAAGCGCATCAACCTCTCCAAGGCAACGGCCATAATAACCCCGGCCCCGGCAGTTGCAATAGGCGTCAGTGTACTGCTGGGGGAGACGCTGACCCTCCGTCACGCCGCTGGTTTCGCTCTCATAACTGCTGGAACCCTGGGGGCGATAAAGGTTAAAAGTGCAATCAAAACCGAAGGTACGCCCTGA
- a CDS encoding ribbon-helix-helix domain-containing protein, with the protein MGRVKTSIYVDEELWKEFKELAIREGSEVSKLLEEAMRNYIVRELINVDDSDIPIWFEPVKAKGKPASELVREMRDEREKSLLGQ; encoded by the coding sequence ATGGGTAGGGTCAAGACGAGCATCTACGTGGATGAGGAGCTGTGGAAGGAGTTCAAGGAACTGGCAATCAGGGAGGGAAGCGAGGTCAGCAAGCTACTGGAAGAAGCAATGAGGAACTACATAGTCAGGGAGCTGATAAATGTAGACGATTCAGACATTCCGATATGGTTCGAGCCTGTCAAGGCCAAGGGAAAGCCGGCATCCGAACTAGTGAGGGAGATGAGGGATGAACGCGAGAAGAGTCTACTTGGACAGTAG
- a CDS encoding archease, whose product MRKWEHYEHTADVGIRGYGESLEEAFEAVALALFDVMVDVRKVESKECRQVEAEGGDMMALLYNFLEELLVLHDMEGLVFGDVDVEIEKTTEGYRLKAKACGEPLDYEKHEPKEEVKAITYHEMKIERLPDGRWMAQLVPDI is encoded by the coding sequence ATGAGGAAGTGGGAGCACTACGAGCACACGGCTGACGTTGGAATCAGGGGCTACGGCGAGAGCCTTGAGGAAGCCTTCGAGGCCGTTGCGCTGGCGCTCTTTGACGTGATGGTTGATGTGAGGAAGGTCGAGAGCAAAGAATGCCGCCAGGTCGAGGCCGAGGGCGGAGACATGATGGCGCTCCTCTACAACTTCCTTGAGGAGCTTCTCGTGCTCCACGACATGGAAGGGCTGGTCTTTGGAGACGTTGACGTTGAGATTGAGAAGACCACGGAGGGCTACCGACTTAAAGCCAAAGCCTGCGGTGAGCCCTTGGATTATGAGAAGCACGAGCCGAAGGAAGAGGTGAAGGCGATAACCTACCACGAGATGAAGATAGAGCGGCTACCGGACGGGAGATGGATGGCGCAGCTGGTTCCGGACATCTGA
- a CDS encoding glycosyltransferase family 2 protein, with protein MLDGKRVSVVIPAYNEEKRLPSVLEGIPDFIDEVIVVDDGSGDGTYEVARAFSEKDPRVKAIRLERNCGKGCAMRRGVEEASGDVIVFIDADGQHKPEEIRNLVEPIVRGEADLVIGARKVEEAGKRPLHRRLSNIITTRLIRLKLRQYVYDTQSGFRAFSRKFLPEIESNRYEVETEMLIKAAKMGARIQEVPVSMIYDPSREGRFGVRDVFRFIRAYLRF; from the coding sequence ATGCTGGATGGAAAACGGGTAAGCGTTGTGATTCCAGCGTACAACGAAGAAAAGCGCCTTCCCAGCGTTCTGGAGGGGATACCTGACTTTATCGACGAGGTAATAGTAGTTGACGACGGCTCCGGCGATGGGACTTATGAGGTGGCACGGGCGTTCTCCGAGAAGGACCCCAGGGTAAAGGCGATCAGACTAGAGAGGAACTGCGGCAAGGGCTGCGCAATGAGGAGGGGCGTTGAAGAAGCCTCTGGGGACGTGATAGTTTTCATCGACGCCGACGGACAGCACAAACCTGAGGAGATAAGGAACCTCGTGGAGCCTATAGTCCGCGGTGAGGCCGATCTGGTGATAGGGGCAAGGAAAGTTGAAGAAGCCGGAAAGAGACCCCTCCACAGAAGGCTCAGCAACATAATAACGACTCGCCTCATACGCCTCAAGCTGCGGCAGTACGTCTACGACACCCAGAGCGGCTTCAGGGCGTTCAGCCGGAAGTTCCTCCCGGAGATAGAGAGCAACCGCTACGAGGTCGAAACCGAGATGCTGATTAAAGCTGCAAAGATGGGAGCACGAATACAGGAAGTGCCGGTGAGTATGATATACGATCCCTCCCGGGAGGGACGTTTCGGGGTCAGGGACGTGTTCCGCTTCATCAGGGCGTACCTTCGGTTTTGA